Proteins co-encoded in one Xyrauchen texanus isolate HMW12.3.18 chromosome 19, RBS_HiC_50CHRs, whole genome shotgun sequence genomic window:
- the LOC127660048 gene encoding transmembrane 9 superfamily member 2: MNSPDPCFILLLSLLAVSSCCGFYLPGLAPVSFCENVSEGVPGECQTEIQLFVNRLDSVESVLPFEYDAFDFCKDKNERRPSENLGQVLFGERIETSPYKFSFKADQACTKVCTKSYDTSEKEAKLRLDFLKRGMELNYQHHWIVDNMPVTWCYIVEGDQKICNPGFPIGCLVNQEGKPKDACVINAEFNKKNTYYLFNHVDITITYHSGVEQAGNGARLVAATLEPKSIKHGDDQSCEGPPMEIPAEFNSNLKVTYSYSVKFKPNVDIKWASRWDYILVSMPHTNIQWFSIMNSLVIVLFLSGMVAMIMLRTLHKDIARYNQLDQEDAQEESGWKQVHGDVFRPPKMGMLLSVFLGQGTQIFTMTFITLLLACLGFLSPANRGALMTCAVVLWVLLGTPAGYVSARLYKTFGGENWKTNVLLTAFLCPGIIFVDFFLMNLILWVEGSSAAVPFGTLVAILALWFGISVPLTFVGAYFGFKKTGIEPPVRTNQIPRQIPQQSFFTKPVPGIFMGGILPFGCIFIQLFFILNSIWSHQMYYMFGFLFLVFIILVITCSEATVLLCYFHLCAEDYHWWWRSFLTSGFTAAYLFVYAVHYFFSKLQLVGAASTILYFGYTTIMVLIFFIFTGTIGFFASFWFVNKIYSVLKVD; encoded by the exons ATGAATTCACCGGATCCGTGTTTTATATTATTGTTGAGTTTACTAGCAGTGAGCTCCTGCTGTGGATTCTATCTTCCGGGTTTAGCACCAGTcagtttttgtgaaaatgtatctgAAGGCGTTCCGGGGGAATGTCAG ACCGAGATCCAGCTATTTGTGAACAGATTAGACTCTGTGGAATCAGTCCTCCCTTTTGAGTATGATGC GTTTGATTTCTGCAAAGATAAAAATGAAAGAAGACCTTCAGAGAACCTTGGTCAAGTGTTATTTGGAGAAAGAATAGAGACATCCCCATACAAG TTTTCATTTAAGGCTGATCAGGCATGTACGAAGGTCTGCACCAAATCTTATGATACTTCTGAAAAAGAGGCTAAGTTAAGGTTGGATTTTCTAAAGAGAGGAATGGAGCTGAATTACCAGCACCACTG GATTGTGGACAACATGCCTGTAACGTGGTGTTATATTGTGGAGGGTGATCAGAAAATCTGCAATCCCGGATTTCCAATTGGATGTCTTGTTAACCAAGAGGGTAAACCAAAGGATGCCTGTGTTATCAAT GCCGAGTTCAACAAGAAGAACACTTATTATCTTTTCAACCATGTGGACATCACCATAACTTACCACAGTGGGGTTGAACAGGCTGGGAATGGTGCTCGACTTGTGGCAGCTACTCTGGAACCAAAGAG TATTAAACATGGTGATGATCAATCTTGCGAAGGCCCTCCCATGGAGATCCCAGCAGAATTCAACAGTAATCTCAAAGTGACCTACTCCTATTCAGTTAAATTCAAA CCAAATGTTGACATTAAGTGGGCTTCTCGGTGGGATTACATTTTGGTTTCCATGCCTCACACCAACATCCAGTGGTTTAG CATCATGAACTCATTGGTTATTGTGCTCTTCCTGTCTGGCATGGTGGCAATGATTATGCTTAGAACACTGCACAAGGACATTGCCAGGTACAACCAGCTGGACCAG GAAGATGCCCAGGAGGAGTCCGGGTGGAAGCAAGTACATGGAGACGTGTTCAGGCCGCCCAAGATGGGCATGctcctgtctgtctttcttgGACAGGGCACTCAGATCTTCACCATGACCTTCATCACCCTTT TGCTGGCCTGTCTGGGGTTCCTCTCTCCAGCTAACAGAGGAGCTCTCATGACCTGTGCAGTGGTACTGTGGGTTCTGTTGGGCACACCTGCTGGCTATGTCTCAGCCAGACTCTATAAGA CTTTTGGTGGTGAAAACTGGAAAACCAATGTTCTTCTCACAGCCTTTTTGTGTCCTGG GATCATATTTGTGGACTTCTTCCTGATGAATCTGATCCTATGGGTAGAGGGCTCGTCCGCTGCTGTTCCATTTGGTACACTCGTGGCCATCCTGGCACTGTGGTTTGGCATCTCTGTACCTCTCACTTTTGTGGGTGCATACTTTGGCTTCAAGAAAACA GGCATTGAGCCACCAGTGCGAACAAACCAGATCCCACGCCAAATTCCTCAGCAGTCCTTTTTCACCAAACCTGTGCCAGGCATCTTCATGGGCGGCATCCTGCCCTTTGGCTGCATCTTTATCCAGCTCTTCTTCATCCTCAACAGCATTTG GTCTCATCAGATGTATTACATGTTTGGCTTCCTTTTCTTGGTCTTCATCATCCTGGTCATTACCTGCTCCGAGGCCACTGTTTTGCTCTGCTATTTCCATTTATGTGCAGAG gatTATCACTGGTGGTGGCGATCATTCCTGACCAGCGGTTTTACGGCTGCATATCTCTTTGTCTACGCAGTACATTACTTCTTTTCAAAACTACAACTTGTTGGGGCTGCAAGCACCATACTCTACTTTGGATACACCACGATCATGGTGctcattttcttcatttttacag GTACTATAGGCTTCTTCGCCAGCTTTTGGTTTGTAAATAAAATCTACAGTGTGCTGAAAGTGGACTAA
- the rbmx gene encoding RNA-binding motif protein, X chromosome isoform X2, protein MAEADRPGKLFIGGLNTETSEKVLEAYFSKFGRIAEVLLMKDRETNKSRGFAFVTYDNPGDAKDAAREMNGKPLDGKPIKVEQATKPQFESSGRRGPPPVHPRSRGPARGPRGSRGAPSGMRGPPSRGMSSRGPPMKRGPPVRNGGPPPKRSTLSGPMGRSPVSRDRDPYGPPPRRESLMSRRDDGPPLRDDHYSIKDSYSSRDYMSSRDSRDYAAPPRDYPYREYPSHSSSRDNYGSGSRGYSDRDGYGGGREPRSYMERSSTGSYRDPYDGYGNSRSAPPSRGPPPSYSGSGGSSRYDDYGSSSRDGYGSRDSYPSSRSDPYSGSRGERPGRQERGPPPPLNRGYPPREYRSSSRGAPRGGGRRGGRADRGMGRSRY, encoded by the exons ATGGCGGAGGCAGACCGACCAGGGAAGCTGTTCATCGGTGGCCTCAACACTGAAACTAGCGAGAAAGTCCTTGAAGCATATTTCAGCAAATTCGGCAGAATAGCAGAAG ttCTGTTGATGAAGGATCGTGAAACAAACAAATCTAGAGGTTTCGCCTTTGTAACTTACGATAATCCGGGTGACGCAAAAGATGCTGCAAGGGAAATGAATGGAAAG cccCTTGATGGAAAGCCTATTAAAGTTGAACAGGCCACAAAACCCCAGTTTGAGTCTTCAGGACGTCGCGGTCCACCACCAGTTCATCCACGGAGTCGTGGCCCTGCCAGAGGTCCACGAGGGTCCAGAGGCGCACCAAGTGGAATGCGGGGACCGCCAAGCAGAG GTATGTCGTCCAGAGGCCCACCAATGAAGAGAGGCCCCCCAGTGCGGAATGGAGGCCCTCCACCCAAGAGATCTACATTATCAGGGCCAATGGGCAGAT CTCCAGTGTCAAGGGACAGGGATCCATATGGTCCTCCTCCACGCAGAGAATCACTGATGTCAAGGAGGGATGATGGTCCTCCATTGCGTGATGACCACTATAGTATTAAAGACAG TTATTCCAGCCGTGACTACATGAGCTCACGTGACTCCCGAGACTATGCTGCTCCACCACGAGATTACCCATACCGGGAGTATCCGAGCCATTCCAGTTCCAGAGATAATTATGGGTCAGGGTCCAGAGGTTACAG TGATCGTGATGGCTATGGTGGTGGACGAGAGCCCAGGAGTTACATGGAGCGATCGAGTACAGGCTCCTATAGAGACCCATATGATGGTTACG GTAACTCACGCAGCGCCCCACCCTCAAGGGGTCCCCCTCCGTCCTACAGTGGGAGTGGTGGAAGCAGTCGTTATGACGACTATGGCAGCAGTTCCCGGGATGGATATGGCAGTCGTGACAGTTATCCCAGCAGTCGGAGTGACCCATACTCTGGTAGTCGTGGTGAGCGACCGGGTAGGCAAGAGCGAGGACCACCTCCCCCACTCAATCGAGGCTATCCTCCTCGTGAATACAGAAGCTCAAGCCGTGGGGCGCCCCGGGGTGGTGGACGCCGAGGCGGTCGCGCAGATAGAGGAATGGGCAGGAGCCGATACTAA
- the rbmx gene encoding RNA-binding motif protein, X chromosome isoform X1 codes for MAEADRPGKLFIGGLNTETSEKVLEAYFSKFGRIAEVLLMKDRETNKSRGFAFVTYDNPGDAKDAAREMNGKPLDGKPIKVEQATKPQFESSGRRGPPPVHPRSRGPARGPRGSRGAPSGMRGPPSREPYFKGMSSRGPPMKRGPPVRNGGPPPKRSTLSGPMGRSPVSRDRDPYGPPPRRESLMSRRDDGPPLRDDHYSIKDSYSSRDYMSSRDSRDYAAPPRDYPYREYPSHSSSRDNYGSGSRGYSDRDGYGGGREPRSYMERSSTGSYRDPYDGYGNSRSAPPSRGPPPSYSGSGGSSRYDDYGSSSRDGYGSRDSYPSSRSDPYSGSRGERPGRQERGPPPPLNRGYPPREYRSSSRGAPRGGGRRGGRADRGMGRSRY; via the exons ATGGCGGAGGCAGACCGACCAGGGAAGCTGTTCATCGGTGGCCTCAACACTGAAACTAGCGAGAAAGTCCTTGAAGCATATTTCAGCAAATTCGGCAGAATAGCAGAAG ttCTGTTGATGAAGGATCGTGAAACAAACAAATCTAGAGGTTTCGCCTTTGTAACTTACGATAATCCGGGTGACGCAAAAGATGCTGCAAGGGAAATGAATGGAAAG cccCTTGATGGAAAGCCTATTAAAGTTGAACAGGCCACAAAACCCCAGTTTGAGTCTTCAGGACGTCGCGGTCCACCACCAGTTCATCCACGGAGTCGTGGCCCTGCCAGAGGTCCACGAGGGTCCAGAGGCGCACCAAGTGGAATGCGGGGACCGCCAAGCAGAG AACCCTATTTTAAAGGTATGTCGTCCAGAGGCCCACCAATGAAGAGAGGCCCCCCAGTGCGGAATGGAGGCCCTCCACCCAAGAGATCTACATTATCAGGGCCAATGGGCAGAT CTCCAGTGTCAAGGGACAGGGATCCATATGGTCCTCCTCCACGCAGAGAATCACTGATGTCAAGGAGGGATGATGGTCCTCCATTGCGTGATGACCACTATAGTATTAAAGACAG TTATTCCAGCCGTGACTACATGAGCTCACGTGACTCCCGAGACTATGCTGCTCCACCACGAGATTACCCATACCGGGAGTATCCGAGCCATTCCAGTTCCAGAGATAATTATGGGTCAGGGTCCAGAGGTTACAG TGATCGTGATGGCTATGGTGGTGGACGAGAGCCCAGGAGTTACATGGAGCGATCGAGTACAGGCTCCTATAGAGACCCATATGATGGTTACG GTAACTCACGCAGCGCCCCACCCTCAAGGGGTCCCCCTCCGTCCTACAGTGGGAGTGGTGGAAGCAGTCGTTATGACGACTATGGCAGCAGTTCCCGGGATGGATATGGCAGTCGTGACAGTTATCCCAGCAGTCGGAGTGACCCATACTCTGGTAGTCGTGGTGAGCGACCGGGTAGGCAAGAGCGAGGACCACCTCCCCCACTCAATCGAGGCTATCCTCCTCGTGAATACAGAAGCTCAAGCCGTGGGGCGCCCCGGGGTGGTGGACGCCGAGGCGGTCGCGCAGATAGAGGAATGGGCAGGAGCCGATACTAA